Proteins from a genomic interval of Pseudomonas sp. RC10:
- a CDS encoding DUF6543 domain-containing protein, with protein sequence MRLTWFEQARQSMPEVVKALRDDYVLHRSREAELNEVLKDFPSLEAFAEPLLVTALKERFGLEVDVRTTWLFHARRIRIDDSFEAVSRDPLVEYQKSLKAATQTLLHAALQNFEAWETEPGGMDLDARQKAAVYDRYPVDGLALPTTPLAIAPEAFAALSRELDLGGQYQQKISAFLNPVSVPGDASDAATFNRRGLLKRVEESALRIQVHLALMQGHISQRLYAPLLEVAANLTQATLDGEPMTCSFLRLWDVELTGIVTISKPRDSADTVQSVVVYIPNDPVCPLKEYPSSAVFTVALRDRLLMEGYSAFFQRFVPARHQAELFAKLESCLRPVVWNNDRNWYEPQVDVNAKLHLREHEFKVGLLTAVTEQNAAILKDDALFHGVPTADEDQKTFEQRVHYFENIALQTLNAVGFVVPPVGAVMMAVAAAQLGVEVFEGVDSWTRGEWEQGWRCLMDVAENVALMAALGAAHGSGTPAVETLTVETPSFIEELEEVELPNGETRLWKPDIRPFAHDTVLPAGLKPDVYGVYHYQNKTWVSLEGKVYSVKRSSASEPLRIEHPTKAISYEPPLRSNDAGAWLHPADRPLEWEGLKLFRRLGHTADAFSDVTAQRILQISDTHETVLRKALAEGQRPPALLEDTMRRFQLDEDMSREQRGEGAGINQAAAFASRYRALSSAQEAEGGLITRRYPDLPGPIVDEVVRAASAAERAALANGQVPVRVAEEIRVYQQQVRLARAYEGLYLKSVRNADSDVLMLHSLETLPGWPADLRLEVHEDRFAGTLIDAIGPADSTLRKVLVRYVDGYQPYDAQGLELHGRDDFYASVLHALPDAPRAALGFPGTWDGPKLKLAVQNGPLISRPELRRLLKMQPAIPGRPSPMRLADGRLGYPLSGRGAMQGFIARDTLLDLIRSTGVSNGDASAEHILAALEAAGLDRLQIHQRLIGVLNERIALDVSLNAWGDSSVSAPEAAERQANRTRIHDAIWRHWAETALPEVAPNASTLRLQNVVLSDFPPALPDFFSQRVTRMDLVDIAINRPVSTQAPPVSRWVDQRLALEAFFVRFPDVTSLEISRSTMANDPLVFQLPYLVAQSFPALRSLRLVNQSLSISLLEVQSLSRLEHLETLDLSGNTISFIEPSTLTGLRLRTLRLDNVGLERWPAWLDGLATSSITELSLRNNRIMEVPLDMSSLQASTDRSTTISLQGNPLSRLTMTRIRLNEGVNNRFRFQLDVPPHLAAHIYQMRQERTQLREAIDSWTQASTSTRPLSAEAVEVRRVIGETLLEFSRLYGEGQTQTVLTLQGIALADFPAQLPAFFDVRVRSLQLIRVGASEAELNRFLTRFPQLTNLELTGAVEPLPALPSVLSRLPQLNTLSIRDQGRLIDQQVMTFLARLPHLNALDLSGNVLGAISDVSAMRGRLTWLSLDNSGLTQWPDWVDVLLPMEGLTLDNNQLTELPERVLRNPRNDIGQTEIALRGNPLTHETMRRAHVSERYRGSYTFAMDYPDDILELSPERHDSDSDTYESDSDSSGGLYSPEPPPPEEAPDVEQWLLGSVDENQSHQALWQRIEEGGDAPNLMALIGRLTQSAPYRNAQTRVEFAERVWRVLDAADRNLENRLLYNGIAVEALVQPETGFQTCFDGAWLVFNQIEIQMFIEQSLSNVPAELRGQSLYRLTRRLYRLHELDAVAREQAAGRDEAEVRLAYRLRWASELDLPLPPSNMLYQVHASIRPGELEAALARVQQGEYGEPFMAYAAQRDFWVDYLRGAYAERFQTLKDDYLARVLAVPDRFPGQAIEELGAEYAALKAAYEAQEMALIRELTYRVGFEEG encoded by the coding sequence ATGCGACTCACCTGGTTTGAACAGGCCCGCCAATCCATGCCTGAGGTCGTCAAGGCATTGCGGGATGACTACGTGCTGCACCGCTCAAGAGAAGCAGAGCTCAACGAGGTATTAAAAGACTTTCCCTCCCTTGAGGCATTTGCCGAACCCTTGCTCGTTACCGCGCTTAAAGAGCGATTCGGGTTGGAGGTGGACGTCCGCACAACCTGGCTGTTTCACGCACGCAGGATTCGTATCGACGATTCATTTGAAGCCGTGTCCAGAGATCCGCTGGTCGAATACCAGAAATCACTTAAGGCAGCGACGCAGACGTTGCTGCATGCCGCGTTGCAAAACTTCGAGGCCTGGGAAACTGAACCCGGTGGAATGGACCTCGATGCGCGACAGAAGGCGGCGGTTTACGACCGCTACCCGGTCGATGGGCTGGCATTGCCGACAACCCCACTGGCGATTGCGCCTGAAGCCTTCGCGGCCCTGTCCCGGGAACTGGACCTCGGTGGGCAGTATCAGCAAAAAATCAGCGCGTTCCTGAACCCTGTTTCCGTGCCCGGCGATGCTTCCGATGCCGCCACGTTCAATCGACGGGGCTTGCTCAAGCGTGTGGAAGAGTCGGCCCTTCGCATTCAGGTCCACTTGGCCTTGATGCAGGGGCATATCAGCCAACGTCTTTACGCTCCTTTATTAGAGGTGGCCGCAAACCTCACGCAAGCCACGCTCGACGGCGAGCCGATGACCTGCAGCTTCCTGCGCCTGTGGGACGTCGAGTTGACAGGCATCGTGACGATCAGCAAACCCCGCGACAGCGCAGACACCGTGCAGAGCGTCGTGGTCTACATCCCGAATGATCCGGTCTGCCCGCTCAAGGAATACCCATCCAGCGCTGTGTTCACCGTTGCGCTGCGCGACAGATTGTTGATGGAAGGCTATTCGGCGTTTTTCCAGCGTTTCGTTCCCGCCCGTCACCAAGCAGAACTGTTCGCAAAGCTGGAGTCATGCCTGCGGCCTGTGGTGTGGAACAACGACAGAAACTGGTACGAGCCGCAGGTCGACGTGAACGCGAAGCTCCATCTGCGGGAGCATGAGTTCAAGGTCGGGCTGCTGACGGCTGTCACTGAGCAAAATGCCGCGATCCTCAAGGACGACGCGCTGTTTCATGGAGTGCCTACGGCGGATGAAGACCAGAAAACCTTCGAGCAACGTGTTCACTATTTTGAAAACATCGCGCTACAGACGCTGAACGCGGTGGGGTTCGTCGTCCCGCCGGTCGGCGCCGTGATGATGGCCGTCGCGGCCGCGCAGCTGGGGGTCGAGGTTTTCGAAGGCGTGGACAGTTGGACGCGCGGCGAGTGGGAACAGGGCTGGCGTTGCCTCATGGACGTGGCGGAAAACGTAGCACTCATGGCCGCACTGGGGGCTGCTCACGGCAGCGGCACTCCGGCGGTAGAAACCCTCACGGTGGAGACGCCTTCGTTCATCGAGGAACTGGAAGAGGTCGAATTGCCCAATGGTGAAACCCGATTGTGGAAACCCGATATCAGACCTTTTGCCCATGACACAGTGCTGCCCGCTGGGCTGAAGCCTGACGTTTACGGGGTCTATCACTACCAGAACAAAACCTGGGTTTCTCTCGAAGGTAAGGTGTACTCGGTAAAAAGATCGTCCGCGAGTGAGCCGTTGCGGATCGAGCATCCTACCAAAGCCATCAGCTATGAACCCCCGCTGCGCAGCAATGACGCAGGCGCCTGGCTGCACCCGGCAGATCGTCCTTTGGAGTGGGAGGGTCTGAAACTGTTTCGCCGATTGGGTCATACCGCCGATGCGTTTTCCGACGTGACGGCGCAACGCATTTTGCAGATCAGCGATACCCATGAAACCGTGCTGCGCAAAGCGTTGGCGGAGGGGCAACGCCCTCCGGCCTTGCTTGAGGACACGATGCGCCGTTTCCAGTTGGATGAAGACATGTCGCGCGAGCAGCGGGGCGAGGGTGCCGGGATCAACCAGGCGGCGGCCTTTGCGTCACGTTATCGTGCGCTGTCTTCCGCGCAGGAAGCCGAAGGGGGCTTGATCACCCGCCGCTACCCCGACCTGCCAGGTCCGATCGTGGATGAAGTGGTCCGCGCTGCGTCGGCGGCTGAGCGTGCAGCGTTGGCCAATGGGCAGGTGCCCGTGCGCGTTGCCGAAGAGATTCGTGTCTATCAGCAGCAGGTCAGATTGGCGCGCGCTTACGAAGGGCTTTACCTGAAATCGGTGAGGAATGCCGACAGTGACGTCCTGATGCTTCACTCGCTGGAGACGCTGCCGGGTTGGCCTGCCGACCTGCGGTTGGAGGTGCATGAGGACCGGTTCGCCGGAACACTGATTGATGCCATCGGCCCTGCAGACTCAACGCTTCGCAAAGTGCTGGTGCGATACGTCGATGGCTATCAACCCTATGACGCGCAAGGGCTTGAGCTGCACGGGCGCGACGACTTTTACGCCTCGGTCCTGCACGCCCTGCCTGACGCACCGCGCGCCGCGTTGGGTTTTCCCGGCACCTGGGATGGCCCCAAACTCAAGCTTGCTGTTCAAAACGGCCCGCTCATCTCCCGGCCAGAGCTGCGCAGGTTATTGAAAATGCAGCCGGCCATACCCGGTCGGCCCTCGCCGATGCGGCTGGCGGACGGGCGCTTGGGTTATCCCTTGAGTGGCAGAGGGGCCATGCAAGGGTTTATCGCGCGGGACACCTTGCTGGACCTCATTCGATCCACCGGCGTGTCGAACGGCGACGCCTCTGCCGAGCACATTTTGGCTGCGTTAGAGGCCGCAGGCCTGGATCGCCTGCAGATTCATCAACGACTGATTGGGGTGCTTAATGAGCGTATTGCCCTGGACGTCAGTTTGAACGCCTGGGGCGACAGCTCAGTGTCCGCGCCCGAAGCGGCCGAACGGCAGGCGAATCGAACGCGCATTCATGACGCGATTTGGCGGCATTGGGCCGAAACAGCCTTGCCCGAGGTCGCGCCCAACGCCTCGACATTGCGGTTGCAAAACGTGGTGCTGAGCGATTTCCCGCCAGCGCTTCCTGACTTTTTCAGTCAGCGCGTGACTCGCATGGACCTGGTCGATATCGCCATCAATCGACCGGTATCAACGCAAGCACCCCCGGTTTCTCGATGGGTGGATCAGCGGCTTGCCCTGGAAGCGTTTTTCGTACGATTCCCGGACGTCACATCGCTGGAAATCAGCCGTTCGACGATGGCGAACGACCCGCTTGTCTTTCAGTTGCCGTACCTGGTCGCTCAGTCGTTTCCGGCCTTGCGCAGCTTGCGATTGGTCAATCAGAGCCTGTCGATCAGTCTGCTGGAAGTGCAGTCTCTCAGTCGGCTCGAACATCTGGAAACGCTGGACCTGAGCGGTAACACCATTAGCTTTATCGAGCCGAGCACGCTCACTGGCTTGCGTTTGCGCACACTTAGGCTGGACAACGTGGGGCTCGAGCGTTGGCCTGCCTGGTTGGACGGGCTGGCGACCTCGTCGATCACCGAGCTGTCGTTGCGCAATAACCGCATCATGGAGGTGCCGTTGGACATGTCCAGCCTGCAAGCCTCGACCGATCGATCGACCACGATTTCGCTGCAAGGCAACCCACTGTCCCGCCTGACGATGACCCGCATTCGGCTCAACGAAGGAGTGAATAACCGGTTTCGGTTCCAGCTCGACGTACCCCCTCATCTGGCCGCGCACATCTATCAGATGAGGCAGGAGCGCACCCAATTGCGAGAGGCCATCGACAGCTGGACCCAGGCTTCTACCTCGACCCGACCTCTAAGCGCAGAAGCGGTAGAAGTTCGGCGGGTCATCGGTGAAACCCTGCTGGAGTTCTCGCGCCTCTACGGCGAAGGCCAGACGCAGACGGTTTTGACTCTCCAGGGCATTGCGCTGGCGGACTTTCCTGCGCAACTGCCAGCGTTCTTTGACGTGCGCGTGCGCAGCCTGCAATTGATCCGGGTCGGGGCCAGCGAGGCTGAGCTGAATCGATTTCTGACGCGCTTCCCACAACTGACGAATCTGGAGTTGACCGGGGCCGTGGAGCCTCTGCCGGCGCTGCCGTCCGTATTGTCGCGCCTGCCGCAACTGAACACCTTGAGCATCCGGGATCAGGGCCGTCTTATCGATCAGCAGGTCATGACGTTTCTCGCGAGGCTACCTCATCTCAATGCACTGGATCTGAGCGGAAACGTACTGGGCGCGATCTCCGATGTTTCCGCGATGCGAGGCCGTCTGACCTGGCTTTCTCTCGACAACTCGGGGCTGACGCAGTGGCCTGACTGGGTGGACGTCCTGCTCCCCATGGAAGGACTGACGCTGGACAACAATCAACTGACCGAGCTGCCCGAGCGCGTTTTGCGGAACCCGCGCAATGACATCGGGCAGACCGAAATCGCCTTGCGCGGCAATCCGCTGACCCATGAAACGATGCGCAGGGCGCACGTTTCTGAACGCTATCGCGGGTCTTATACCTTTGCGATGGACTATCCCGACGACATTCTTGAGCTATCACCGGAGCGCCATGACTCGGATTCCGACACCTACGAATCAGACTCCGATTCTTCCGGCGGTCTGTACAGCCCAGAGCCCCCACCACCTGAAGAGGCGCCCGACGTCGAGCAATGGCTCCTGGGTTCAGTCGATGAAAACCAGTCGCATCAGGCGTTGTGGCAGCGTATTGAGGAAGGAGGCGATGCGCCGAACCTGATGGCGCTGATCGGGCGCCTCACGCAATCAGCGCCTTATCGTAATGCGCAGACACGTGTCGAGTTTGCAGAGCGGGTGTGGCGCGTGCTCGATGCGGCGGACCGGAATCTCGAAAACCGACTGCTGTACAACGGCATCGCCGTTGAGGCCCTCGTGCAGCCTGAAACGGGCTTTCAAACTTGCTTCGACGGCGCGTGGCTGGTGTTTAACCAGATCGAGATTCAGATGTTCATCGAGCAGTCGCTGAGCAACGTGCCTGCCGAACTGCGCGGGCAATCACTGTATCGACTGACCCGGCGCCTGTACCGACTGCACGAGCTCGACGCCGTTGCCCGTGAGCAGGCTGCCGGTCGCGACGAGGCCGAAGTGCGTCTGGCCTATCGCCTGCGTTGGGCCTCGGAGCTGGACCTGCCATTGCCGCCGAGCAACATGTTGTATCAGGTGCACGCCAGCATTCGTCCCGGTGAACTGGAGGCTGCGCTGGCCCGTGTACAGCAAGGGGAATACGGCGAGCCATTCATGGCCTATGCCGCCCAGCGCGACTTTTGGGTGGATTACCTACGCGGGGCCTATGCCGAGCGCTTCCAGACGCTGAAGGACGATTACCTGGCGCGGGTCTTGGCCGTTCCGGACCGCTTTCCCGGCCAGGCAATCGAGGAGCTGGGCGCAGAATACGCGGCGTTGAAGGCCGCGTATGAGGCACAGGAAATGGCGCTGATTCGTGAGCTGACCTACCGCGTGGGATTCGAAGAGGGCTGA
- the trmL gene encoding tRNA (uridine(34)/cytosine(34)/5-carboxymethylaminomethyluridine(34)-2'-O)-methyltransferase TrmL, producing the protein MFHVILFQPEIPPNTGNVIRLCANSGCNLHLIEPLGFELDDKRLRRAGLDYHEYATLHRHADLASCLESIGQPRLFAFTTKGSRPFHDVAFQEGDAFLFGPESRGLPPEVLDPLTTEQRLRLPMRPDSRSLNLSNTVAIAVYEGWRQLGFK; encoded by the coding sequence ATGTTTCACGTGATCCTTTTTCAACCAGAAATTCCGCCGAATACCGGCAACGTCATCAGGCTGTGCGCCAACAGTGGCTGCAACCTGCATTTGATCGAGCCGTTGGGCTTCGAGCTGGACGACAAGCGCCTGCGCCGCGCGGGCCTCGATTACCACGAGTACGCCACGCTGCACCGTCACGCCGACTTGGCCAGTTGCCTTGAAAGTATCGGCCAGCCTCGCCTGTTCGCTTTTACCACAAAGGGCTCGCGGCCTTTCCACGACGTGGCGTTTCAGGAAGGCGATGCATTCCTGTTCGGCCCGGAAAGTCGGGGGTTACCGCCAGAAGTGCTGGACCCGTTGACCACCGAGCAACGCCTGCGCCTGCCGATGCGCCCGGACAGCCGAAGCCTGAACCTGTCCAACACCGTGGCCATTGCCGTTTATGAAGGCTGGCGGCAGTTGGGGTTTAAATAA
- the secB gene encoding protein-export chaperone SecB — translation MSDQTNNGATSNEEAPQFSLQRIYVRDLSFEAPKSPAIFRQEWTPSVSLDLNTRQKQLENDFYEVVLTLSVEVKNGDEIAFIAEVQQAGIFLIKGLDASSMSHTLGAFCPNILFPYARETIDSLVVRGSFPALMLAPVNFDALYAQELQRMQESGETPTVQ, via the coding sequence ATGAGCGATCAAACGAATAACGGCGCCACTTCCAACGAAGAAGCCCCACAATTTTCCCTGCAACGCATCTATGTGCGTGACCTGTCGTTCGAAGCGCCGAAAAGCCCGGCGATCTTCCGTCAGGAGTGGACCCCAAGCGTCAGCCTGGACCTGAACACTCGCCAGAAGCAGCTGGAAAATGACTTCTACGAAGTCGTGCTGACCCTGTCGGTCGAAGTGAAGAACGGCGACGAAATCGCCTTCATCGCTGAAGTCCAGCAAGCCGGTATCTTCCTGATCAAGGGGCTGGATGCATCGTCGATGAGCCACACCCTCGGCGCGTTCTGCCCGAACATCCTGTTCCCGTACGCGCGCGAAACCATCGACAGCCTGGTGGTTCGCGGTTCTTTCCCGGCGCTGATGCTGGCCCCGGTGAACTTCGATGCCCTGTACGCGCAAGAGCTGCAGCGCATGCAGGAATCGGGCGAGACCCCGACCGTTCAGTAA
- the grxC gene encoding glutaredoxin 3, with amino-acid sequence MAEVVVYSSDYCPYCSRAKYLLESKNVDFEEIKVDGKPQIRAEMTKKAGRTSVPQIWIGSVHVGGCDDLFALERAGKLDTLLSA; translated from the coding sequence ATGGCTGAAGTCGTCGTCTACTCCAGCGATTATTGCCCTTACTGCTCGCGAGCCAAGTACCTGCTCGAAAGCAAGAACGTCGATTTCGAGGAAATCAAAGTCGACGGCAAGCCGCAGATTCGCGCTGAAATGACAAAAAAGGCCGGACGCACGTCTGTCCCGCAGATCTGGATCGGTTCGGTCCACGTCGGCGGCTGCGACGATCTGTTCGCATTGGAACGTGCCGGTAAGCTCGACACACTGTTGAGCGCCTGA
- a CDS encoding rhodanese-like domain-containing protein — protein sequence MVDHLLAFATNHYLITGAFVILLALLIATELNKGGKSLSTGELTALVNRDEAVVIDVRPKEDYATGHIVGALNFPQDKVMSRTSELEKYKPKTLIIVDAAGQHAGHVASELLKAGFTAAKLSGGVSSWRGDNLPLVK from the coding sequence ATGGTTGATCACCTGCTTGCATTTGCCACGAACCACTATTTGATCACTGGCGCTTTTGTCATTCTGCTGGCGCTGCTGATCGCGACAGAGCTGAACAAGGGCGGCAAGAGCTTGAGCACGGGTGAGCTGACCGCGCTGGTCAACCGTGATGAGGCGGTGGTCATCGACGTGCGTCCCAAGGAGGACTACGCCACCGGCCATATCGTGGGCGCCCTGAACTTCCCTCAGGACAAGGTCATGTCCCGTACCTCGGAACTTGAGAAGTACAAACCCAAGACCCTGATCATCGTCGATGCCGCCGGTCAGCACGCGGGTCACGTGGCCAGCGAGCTGCTCAAGGCCGGTTTCACTGCGGCCAAGCTGTCTGGCGGCGTCTCGTCGTGGCGCGGCGACAACCTGCCACTGGTGAAGTGA
- the gpmI gene encoding 2,3-bisphosphoglycerate-independent phosphoglycerate mutase, translating into MTTTPKPLVLIILDGFGHSDSHDGNAVYEATASKKTPTFDRMYKTMPNGLISGSGMDVGLPDGQMGNSEVGHMNLGAGRVVYQDFTRVTKAIKDGEFFENEAICKAVDQAVGDGKAVHVLGLLSDGGVHSHEDHLVAMVELAAKRGAEKIYLHAFLDGRDTPPRSAHQYLDTMEAAYGRLGKGRTATIIGRYFAMDRDNRWDRVESAYNLIVDGKSEFQADTAKAGLDAAYARDENDEFVKATRIGEHVKVEDGDAVVFMNFRADRARELTRVFVEDDFKDFARARQPKLAAFVMLTQYAASIHAPAAFTKGSLDNVLGEYLAKNGKTQLRIAETEKYAHVTFFFSGGREEPFEGEQRILIPSPKVATYDLQPEMSAPEVTDKIVDAIENQRFDVIIVNYANGDMVGHSGIMEAAVKAVECLDVCVGRITEALEKVGGEALITADHGNVEQMTDEKTHQPHTAHTSEPVPFVYVGKRDLKVREGGVLADVAPTMLTLLGLEIPKEMTGTSILVAK; encoded by the coding sequence ATGACTACCACGCCTAAACCTTTGGTTCTGATCATCCTGGACGGCTTCGGTCACAGCGACAGCCACGACGGCAACGCGGTCTACGAAGCGACCGCCAGCAAGAAAACCCCGACCTTCGATCGCATGTACAAGACCATGCCCAACGGCCTGATCTCCGGTTCCGGGATGGATGTCGGTCTGCCAGACGGTCAGATGGGCAACTCTGAAGTCGGCCACATGAACCTCGGCGCCGGACGCGTGGTGTATCAGGATTTCACTCGGGTGACCAAGGCGATCAAGGACGGCGAGTTCTTCGAGAACGAAGCCATCTGCAAGGCCGTGGATCAAGCCGTGGGTGACGGCAAGGCCGTGCACGTACTCGGCCTGCTCTCCGATGGTGGCGTACACAGTCATGAAGATCATCTGGTGGCCATGGTCGAACTGGCCGCCAAACGTGGCGCCGAAAAGATCTACCTGCACGCGTTCCTCGATGGCCGCGACACACCGCCACGCAGCGCGCATCAATACCTCGACACCATGGAAGCGGCCTATGGCCGGCTGGGCAAAGGTCGTACTGCCACGATCATTGGCCGTTATTTCGCCATGGATCGCGACAATCGCTGGGACCGCGTTGAATCAGCCTACAACCTGATCGTCGACGGCAAATCCGAATTCCAGGCCGACACTGCGAAGGCGGGACTGGACGCCGCGTACGCCCGTGACGAAAACGACGAGTTCGTCAAAGCCACGCGCATTGGCGAGCACGTCAAGGTCGAAGACGGCGACGCTGTTGTCTTCATGAACTTCCGCGCTGACCGCGCCCGCGAACTGACGCGTGTGTTCGTCGAAGACGATTTCAAGGACTTCGCACGTGCCCGCCAGCCAAAACTGGCTGCCTTCGTCATGCTGACCCAATACGCCGCGTCCATTCACGCACCCGCCGCGTTCACCAAAGGCAGCCTGGACAACGTGCTCGGCGAATACCTGGCCAAAAACGGCAAGACTCAGCTGCGCATCGCCGAAACCGAGAAATACGCCCACGTGACGTTTTTCTTCTCCGGTGGCCGTGAAGAGCCGTTCGAGGGCGAACAACGCATCCTGATTCCTTCGCCGAAAGTCGCGACCTATGACCTGCAGCCTGAAATGAGCGCGCCGGAAGTCACCGACAAAATCGTCGATGCCATCGAAAATCAGCGTTTTGACGTGATTATCGTCAACTACGCCAACGGCGACATGGTGGGCCACAGCGGCATCATGGAAGCAGCAGTCAAAGCGGTTGAATGCCTGGACGTGTGCGTGGGTCGCATCACCGAAGCACTGGAGAAAGTCGGCGGCGAAGCGCTGATCACGGCCGACCACGGCAACGTCGAGCAAATGACCGACGAGAAAACGCATCAGCCACACACCGCGCACACCTCTGAGCCGGTGCCGTTTGTCTACGTCGGCAAGCGTGACCTGAAAGTGCGCGAAGGCGGCGTGCTGGCCGACGTGGCGCCGACCATGCTGACCTTGCTGGGCCTGGAAATCCCGAAAGAGATGACCGGCACGTCGATTCTGGTCGCCAAGTAA
- a CDS encoding murein hydrolase activator EnvC, translating to MLRALIVLALMCLLTPAFADDDRAQTQKQLDATRQDIAELKKTLSQIQDEKSGVQKDLRTTETQMGQLEKQVEALQKELKKSEAELQRLDEEKKKLQSARVEQQRLIAIQARAAYQSGRQEYLKLLLNQQNPEKFARTLTYYDYVSQARLKQLHAFNETLRQLAEVQKDIDLQQAQLLVQKSSLDDQKSQLDTVRQERQVALAKLNQDYKARDQKLQARQQDQADLTKVLKTIEETLARQAREAEEARQKALLAQQEAEKRQREQQEALAKNRSKNDSDEPPRKPVKAPGAMVSSAGQSYGGPFEQAKGKLPWPVDGRLLARFGETRGDDERTKWDGVMISAAAGSQVRAVHGGRVVFADWLRGAGLLVILDHGNGYLSLYGHNQSLLKEAGDVVKAGEAIATVGNSGGGQDTPALYFAIRQQGRPSDPAQWCRTQG from the coding sequence ATGCTCCGCGCCCTGATCGTCCTTGCTTTGATGTGCTTGCTCACTCCGGCTTTTGCCGACGATGACCGCGCACAAACCCAAAAACAGCTGGATGCCACGCGTCAGGACATTGCTGAGCTGAAGAAGACCCTGAGTCAGATCCAGGACGAGAAATCCGGCGTACAAAAAGACCTCCGCACAACCGAAACCCAAATGGGTCAGCTGGAAAAGCAGGTGGAGGCCCTGCAAAAAGAACTAAAAAAGAGCGAAGCCGAGCTCCAACGGCTCGATGAAGAGAAAAAAAAACTCCAAAGCGCACGCGTTGAACAGCAACGACTGATCGCGATTCAAGCCCGCGCCGCTTATCAAAGTGGCCGTCAGGAATACCTCAAACTGCTGCTCAACCAGCAGAACCCCGAAAAATTCGCCCGCACGCTCACCTATTACGATTACGTGAGTCAGGCCCGCCTCAAACAACTGCACGCCTTCAACGAAACCCTGCGCCAACTGGCCGAGGTCCAGAAAGACATCGACCTGCAACAGGCGCAGTTGCTGGTGCAGAAAAGCTCGCTGGACGACCAGAAGTCCCAGCTCGACACCGTTCGCCAAGAGCGCCAGGTTGCACTGGCGAAGCTGAATCAGGACTACAAGGCCCGCGACCAAAAGCTACAGGCTCGCCAGCAGGATCAGGCAGACCTGACTAAAGTCCTCAAGACCATCGAAGAAACCCTCGCCCGTCAGGCCCGAGAAGCCGAAGAAGCGCGTCAGAAAGCGCTTCTGGCCCAGCAGGAAGCCGAGAAGCGTCAGCGTGAGCAACAGGAAGCACTGGCCAAAAACCGCAGCAAAAATGACAGCGATGAGCCGCCTCGCAAACCGGTGAAGGCCCCCGGCGCGATGGTTTCCAGCGCGGGTCAGTCCTACGGCGGACCTTTTGAACAAGCAAAAGGAAAACTTCCTTGGCCTGTCGATGGTCGATTGTTGGCGCGTTTCGGTGAAACCCGTGGCGATGACGAGCGAACCAAGTGGGATGGCGTGATGATCAGCGCTGCCGCAGGCAGTCAGGTACGCGCTGTGCATGGGGGTCGCGTGGTCTTCGCCGACTGGTTGCGCGGGGCTGGCCTTCTGGTCATTCTCGATCACGGCAACGGCTATTTGAGTCTGTACGGTCACAACCAGAGCCTGTTGAAGGAAGCTGGGGACGTTGTAAAAGCCGGGGAAGCGATCGCCACTGTAGGCAACAGTGGTGGTGGTCAGGACACTCCGGCGCTGTATTTCGCTATTCGTCAGCAGGGTCGCCCTAGTGATCCGGCCCAATGGTGTCGCACTCAAGGATAA